One genomic region from Bacillus sp. SLBN-46 encodes:
- a CDS encoding VOC family protein: MKIYETHVNTRNLEQSIAFYQSLGLEIAHVINERRVAFFWLGDAEKKEQMLGVWEEPAEKFVPSHFAFGVSLEELLKIPSFLEKKGIELRPSFGLDTSEPVVHAWMPAASYYFADPDGNSLEYLALLEGEARPELGAIHLSKWHEVMNYDKRSV, from the coding sequence ATGAAAATATATGAAACGCATGTAAACACAAGGAATTTAGAACAATCCATTGCATTCTATCAATCACTCGGGTTGGAGATCGCACACGTAATCAACGAGAGAAGAGTCGCGTTTTTCTGGCTGGGGGATGCCGAAAAGAAGGAGCAAATGCTCGGCGTGTGGGAGGAGCCTGCTGAAAAGTTTGTTCCATCACACTTTGCCTTTGGGGTGTCATTGGAAGAGTTACTGAAGATACCTTCATTTTTAGAAAAAAAGGGAATCGAGCTGCGCCCGTCGTTCGGGCTGGATACATCAGAGCCTGTGGTCCATGCTTGGATGCCAGCCGCCTCCTACTATTTCGCGGACCCGGACGGCAATTCGCTGGAATATTTGGCGTTACTTGAGGGGGAGGCGCGACCTGAACTCGGTGCGATTCACTTGAGCAAATGGCATGAGGTGATGAATTATGATAAAAGGTCTGTATGA
- a CDS encoding VOC family protein, with translation MIKGLYEAHLPVSNLERSIDFYKNLNLELAYQKGKVAFFWIEKGRNWLGLWETDKVRTPYHPSLRHVAFRVELEDMARVKGWLEERGIAIKPDFGFSAENQPLVLPNYPHAHAAIYFQDPDGNSLEFMTPLRLDGVEEFGMMSLEEWNRGE, from the coding sequence ATGATAAAAGGTCTGTATGAAGCACATTTACCAGTTAGCAATCTGGAGCGGTCTATCGATTTTTATAAAAATCTCAATTTAGAATTAGCTTATCAAAAGGGAAAGGTAGCTTTCTTTTGGATTGAAAAGGGTCGCAACTGGCTGGGGTTATGGGAAACGGATAAGGTTCGCACGCCCTATCATCCGTCTTTGAGGCATGTGGCGTTCCGGGTGGAGCTTGAGGATATGGCGAGGGTGAAGGGTTGGCTGGAGGAGAGAGGGATCGCGATTAAGCCGGATTTCGGCTTTTCGGCGGAAAACCAGCCGCTTGTTCTCCCGAATTATCCTCATGCGCATGCGGCGATCTATTTTCAAGATCCAGATGGCAATTCTTTGGAGTTCATGACACCATTGCGATTGGATGGGGTGGAGGAGTTTGGGATGATGTCGTTGGAGGAGTGGAATCGGGGGGAGTAG
- a CDS encoding DUF3231 family protein: MNHTVRLTTGEIASLWTQYINDTMAICVLTHAIETTQDPQIKDILQFALQLAESHIGKITAFFNEENFPIPIGFTKADVNLGAPALFTDKFMLAYMLIMGIHGLTGYAGAVSTSVRADQRAYFIQCNIETMELHNKIVELMLEKGIYSKPPRINTPKQVDFVNEQSYLTGWFGKKRPLNAMEISGLSYNMQKTVAKIVLEIAFAQTCQSKELRQYFQRGKEICKREFETLSSILTKDDLTSPASWVSELTDSTIPPFSDKLMLSHIVILISAGVGYFGAGLSVSQRRDLALQYTILMADIGRYAEDGAQLLIKNGWLEQPPLATNRNELAGK, from the coding sequence ATGAATCATACCGTTCGCCTGACGACAGGGGAAATAGCGAGTCTTTGGACTCAATATATTAACGACACCATGGCCATTTGTGTACTCACCCATGCAATTGAAACAACGCAGGACCCGCAGATTAAGGATATCCTTCAGTTTGCTCTTCAACTAGCCGAATCACATATCGGAAAAATTACTGCCTTTTTCAACGAAGAAAACTTTCCGATTCCAATAGGATTTACGAAAGCCGACGTGAACCTCGGTGCACCCGCGTTATTTACAGATAAATTCATGCTGGCCTACATGCTGATTATGGGAATCCATGGCCTGACCGGCTACGCGGGAGCAGTTAGTACATCCGTGCGCGCCGATCAACGCGCCTATTTCATCCAATGTAATATCGAAACGATGGAGTTACATAACAAAATCGTAGAATTAATGCTAGAAAAAGGAATCTACAGTAAGCCGCCAAGAATCAACACGCCAAAGCAGGTTGACTTTGTCAATGAGCAAAGCTATTTAACCGGCTGGTTTGGAAAGAAACGCCCGCTAAATGCAATGGAGATTAGTGGGCTTAGCTACAACATGCAAAAAACAGTGGCAAAAATCGTACTGGAAATTGCCTTTGCTCAAACCTGTCAATCGAAAGAGCTACGGCAATATTTTCAAAGAGGAAAGGAAATTTGTAAAAGGGAGTTCGAAACCCTGAGTTCGATCCTAACAAAAGATGATCTCACCTCACCCGCTTCATGGGTATCGGAATTGACTGATTCAACCATTCCACCGTTTTCAGATAAATTGATGTTATCTCATATCGTCATCCTAATTTCTGCGGGAGTCGGCTACTTTGGCGCTGGCTTATCGGTTTCACAGAGAAGAGACCTGGCGCTACAATACACGATTCTTATGGCCGACATCGGAAGATACGCAGAGGATGGGGCCCAGCTATTAATCAAAAATGGCTGGTTAGAACAGCCACCACTTGCAACAAACCGGAACGAATTGGCCGGAAAATAA
- a CDS encoding CBO0543 family protein, whose translation MILLIMTVIGSILAIIFIPKRISKLEMYSTSFFAIILAAIADIYLDFKFDYYGFFNKGVDWQYLPILVFVYPAANIVFLNFYPFEKTWMKKVSYVAVWTFLTTSFEYISLRTEVIYHHEWKLWYSFLCYPFLYWILVLNLRFIRFLAKNN comes from the coding sequence ATGATTTTATTAATTATGACCGTGATTGGCTCCATCCTAGCAATCATTTTTATTCCAAAGCGCATTTCCAAGTTAGAAATGTATTCAACCTCCTTCTTTGCTATAATCCTAGCCGCCATCGCGGATATTTATTTAGATTTCAAATTTGACTATTACGGTTTTTTTAACAAGGGCGTGGATTGGCAATACCTGCCGATACTTGTCTTTGTCTATCCAGCGGCAAACATCGTGTTCCTAAATTTTTACCCCTTTGAAAAGACATGGATGAAAAAAGTAAGTTATGTTGCGGTCTGGACCTTTCTTACCACTAGCTTTGAATACATCTCATTACGTACTGAGGTTATTTATCATCATGAATGGAAACTGTGGTATTCCTTCCTTTGCTACCCATTTCTATACTGGATCCTGGTCTTGAATCTAAGATTTATAAGGTTTTTAGCAAAAAATAATTGA